The following are encoded together in the Scomber scombrus chromosome 7, fScoSco1.1, whole genome shotgun sequence genome:
- the rspo1 gene encoding R-spondin-1: MQLGLVALAMVFLSSMGHSDALKLSKARRQRRVSTEGPPSCPKGCDRCSEYNGCIKCKPKLFIFLERNDIRQIGVCLASCPMGYFGMRNPEGNNRCTQCKIDNCEACFNRNFCTKCKEGLYSHSGRCYVSCPPGQRTVNETMECVGQRTGECELGEWSQWGSCMKKNKTCGFKKGSQSRVRTPIPPVHSPDTSPAFVPSQTCTPQTEKKKCVVPKTPCARDKKGKGDRQDDANRRERENVRGRGREGKDGGAGGGGGGGKRRKGQSRTTTAPSITTSSVT; this comes from the exons ATGCAGCTGGGACTGGTGGCGCTGGCAATGGTCTTCCTCAGCTCCATGGGTCACAGCGATGCTCTGAAGCTCTCTAAGGCGAGAAGACAGAGACGGG TTAGTACTGAGGGGCCACCATCTTGCCCCAAAGGCTGTGACAGATGCTCTGAGTATAACGGCTGCATTAAATGTAAGCCCAAGCTCTTCATCTTCCTGGAGCGCAATGACATCCGTCAGATAGGCGTGTGCCTCGCCTCCTGCCCCATGGGATACTTTGGCATGAGGAACCCAGAAGGCAACAACAGATGCACCC AATGTAAAATAGACAATTGTGAAGCGTGTTTCAATCGcaatttttgcacaaaatgtaagGAGGGCTTGTATTCACACAGTGGGCGATGTTATGTCAGCTGCCCTCCAGGCCAACGCACCGTCAATGAGACCATGGAGTGTGTTG gtcAGCGTACTGGAGAGTGCGAACTGGGCGAGTGGAGTCAATGGGGTTCCTGCatgaagaagaataaaacatgtggATTTAAGAAAGGTTCGCAGTCTAGGGTTCGTACACCCATTCCACCGGTCCACAGCCCGGACACCTCCCCGGCCTTTGTACCCTCACAGACCTGTACTcctcagacagagaaaaaaaagtgcgtCGTGCCCAAGACACCCTGTGCGAGAG ACAAGAAGGGTAAAGGGGACAGACAAGATGAtgcaaacaggagagagagggagaacgTGCGTGGACGAGGGCGAGAGGGCAAAGATGGTG gagcaggaggaggagggggaggtgggaagaggagaaaaggcCAGAGCAGGACCACCACTGCTCCCAGCATTACGACCAGCTCTGTCACCTAA